In the genome of Bacillales bacterium, one region contains:
- the smc gene encoding chromosome segregation protein SMC: protein MLLKQLDLVGFKSFAHRVNIEFVPGVTAVVGPNGSGKSNISDAVRWVLGEQSAKSLRGGKMEDIIFGGSDAKKPLNVAEVTLTLDNEDHYLPLDYNEISVTRRVYRSGDSEYLMNKQPCRLKDIVDLFMDSGLGREAYSVIGQGKIDEILNSKSEEKRKIFEEAAGVLKYKTRKQKAEKKLADTQDNLARVDDILHELGNQVEPLKLQASVAKDYLQKKQELEETEVALIVHEIEDRHRRWEEVSASVKSLETEDIAMSAEIQSEDAEVEKQRSEMKTLDEVIEQLQEALLTDSEELEKLEGQKEVLKERRKNATQNRALLKQRIDDAKERLEKKDREIAAKKEEFAEAEERLREIKDSLRKEAEQFDAHEADAESELERLKSEYIEVLNERAGKRNEMRYLEEQREQLLKKSRRLDDDHEKYIAMREAIRERKRLLLAELEEQRAELERSRIEYVKTKEQLEADRGKLVEAENEWKRAQREWQQKKSRKEMLEAMQDDYSGFFHGVKEVLKAKRRLEGIEGAVAELIQVERAYETAVETALGGAMQHVVVESEKHAREAIAHLKRSGRGRATFLPMSVIRPRQLTAADRQAVAAHEAFVAAASELVVHDERYQTVVDHLLGNIVVAKDLRGANELARLLRHRVRVVTLDGDVVNPGGSMSGGSRKAQNHSLLGRQRELEQTVKALRRAEKESLRFEQTYESLRRKVEEASGRLETLREQGEALRLEEQKKDGERREIEVEAKNADDRLTLYDREKASYDEEMAEIADRLGKLEAEAEQLGGREKQLEGEIETVTEVLQRQQSSKEDAQSAMTELKIQAAEQEQRVGYLRNAIAQHESEREETDRLRQQTEEEYWQLEGEMSDHSSGEEQLDERIERQRSKKDATMEEISGKRQRRVELQLAIEDKERELKERKRAQKRLSEQLRGQEVKQNRLDVELDHLLNTLREEYELSFEAARERYAVPEDPEQARKQVKLIKRAIDELGTVNLGAIEEYERVSERYAFLKEQQDDLLAAKQNLLTVISEMDEEMVKRFEHTFSQVQEQFRLVFRELFGGGRADLRLSDPDDLLNTGVEVMAQPPGKKLQHLALLSGGERALTAITLLFAILKVRPVPFCVLDEVEAALDDANVDRFAHYLKTFSKHTQFVVITHRRGTMEEADVLYGVTMQESGISNLVSVRLEETKQLVES, encoded by the coding sequence ATGTTGCTGAAACAGTTGGATTTGGTCGGCTTCAAATCGTTTGCCCACCGGGTGAACATCGAGTTCGTTCCGGGTGTGACGGCGGTCGTCGGCCCGAACGGAAGCGGGAAAAGCAACATTAGCGACGCGGTCCGCTGGGTGCTTGGCGAGCAATCGGCGAAATCGCTGCGCGGCGGTAAAATGGAAGACATCATTTTCGGCGGCAGTGACGCGAAAAAACCGTTGAACGTCGCCGAAGTGACGCTCACGCTTGACAATGAAGATCACTATTTGCCGCTTGATTACAACGAGATCAGTGTCACACGCCGGGTCTATCGTTCCGGGGACAGTGAATACTTGATGAATAAACAGCCTTGCCGGCTGAAAGACATTGTCGATTTGTTCATGGACTCCGGGCTCGGACGCGAAGCTTATTCCGTCATCGGGCAAGGGAAGATCGATGAAATCTTGAACAGCAAATCGGAAGAAAAACGTAAAATTTTCGAAGAAGCGGCCGGAGTATTGAAATACAAGACGCGCAAACAAAAAGCGGAGAAAAAGCTGGCGGATACGCAAGACAATCTCGCACGCGTCGACGACATTCTTCACGAGCTTGGAAATCAAGTCGAACCGTTAAAATTGCAGGCTTCGGTCGCCAAAGACTATTTGCAGAAAAAGCAAGAACTCGAGGAAACCGAGGTGGCGTTGATCGTCCACGAAATTGAAGATCGTCACCGGCGGTGGGAAGAAGTTTCCGCATCGGTAAAATCGCTCGAAACCGAAGATATTGCGATGTCTGCGGAAATTCAAAGCGAAGATGCGGAGGTCGAGAAACAGCGCAGCGAGATGAAAACGCTCGACGAAGTCATTGAACAGCTGCAAGAAGCGTTGTTGACCGACAGTGAGGAGCTTGAAAAACTCGAAGGGCAAAAGGAAGTGCTCAAGGAGCGCCGCAAAAATGCGACGCAAAATCGGGCATTGCTGAAGCAGCGAATCGATGACGCGAAGGAACGGCTTGAAAAAAAAGATCGGGAGATTGCCGCGAAAAAAGAAGAGTTCGCCGAAGCGGAGGAGCGCTTGCGAGAGATCAAAGACTCGCTTCGGAAGGAAGCGGAGCAGTTCGATGCACACGAAGCAGATGCGGAGTCGGAGCTGGAGCGGCTGAAATCGGAATATATCGAGGTGTTGAACGAACGCGCCGGCAAGCGCAACGAAATGCGCTATCTCGAAGAACAGCGCGAGCAGCTTCTCAAGAAGAGCCGGCGGCTCGACGACGATCACGAAAAGTACATAGCGATGCGGGAAGCGATTCGCGAGCGCAAGCGGCTGCTGCTTGCGGAGTTGGAGGAGCAGCGCGCGGAGCTGGAGCGGTCGCGGATCGAATACGTCAAGACGAAAGAGCAGCTGGAAGCGGACCGCGGAAAGCTCGTGGAAGCGGAGAATGAATGGAAGCGCGCGCAGCGCGAGTGGCAGCAGAAGAAATCGCGAAAAGAAATGCTTGAAGCGATGCAGGACGATTATTCCGGCTTCTTTCACGGGGTGAAAGAAGTGTTGAAAGCGAAGCGGCGGCTCGAAGGAATTGAAGGGGCGGTCGCAGAACTGATCCAGGTCGAGAGGGCGTATGAAACGGCGGTCGAGACGGCGCTCGGCGGGGCGATGCAACATGTCGTCGTCGAAAGCGAAAAGCATGCGCGCGAGGCGATTGCGCATTTGAAGCGGAGCGGCCGCGGCCGTGCGACGTTTTTGCCGATGTCGGTCATTCGCCCGCGTCAGTTGACGGCGGCCGACCGCCAGGCGGTCGCGGCGCATGAAGCTTTCGTGGCCGCAGCTTCCGAACTGGTCGTCCATGACGAGCGTTACCAAACTGTCGTCGACCATTTGCTCGGCAACATCGTCGTTGCGAAAGATTTGCGCGGCGCTAACGAATTGGCGCGGCTGTTGCGCCATCGTGTACGCGTCGTGACGCTTGACGGTGATGTCGTCAATCCCGGCGGTTCGATGTCGGGCGGCAGCCGAAAGGCGCAAAACCATTCGCTGCTCGGGCGGCAGCGCGAATTGGAGCAAACGGTGAAAGCGCTGCGGCGCGCCGAGAAGGAGTCGCTCCGTTTCGAGCAAACGTACGAGTCTTTGCGCAGAAAGGTCGAGGAAGCTTCCGGCCGGCTTGAAACGCTGCGCGAACAAGGGGAAGCGCTCCGCCTTGAAGAGCAAAAGAAAGACGGCGAACGGCGCGAGATCGAGGTCGAAGCGAAAAATGCGGACGACCGGTTGACGCTGTACGATCGCGAGAAAGCTAGCTATGACGAGGAGATGGCGGAAATCGCCGATCGTCTCGGGAAATTGGAGGCGGAGGCCGAGCAACTCGGCGGTCGCGAAAAGCAGTTGGAAGGCGAGATCGAAACGGTGACGGAAGTGCTGCAGCGGCAGCAATCGTCGAAGGAAGATGCGCAGTCGGCGATGACGGAGTTGAAAATACAAGCGGCGGAACAAGAGCAGCGCGTCGGGTATTTGCGGAATGCGATCGCTCAGCATGAAAGCGAACGGGAAGAGACGGATCGTTTGCGCCAGCAAACGGAAGAGGAATATTGGCAGCTGGAAGGCGAAATGAGCGATCATTCGTCCGGCGAAGAGCAACTGGACGAGCGCATTGAGCGGCAGCGGAGCAAAAAGGACGCGACGATGGAGGAGATCAGCGGGAAGCGGCAGCGGCGGGTTGAGCTGCAATTGGCGATCGAGGACAAGGAGCGGGAGTTGAAGGAGCGGAAGCGGGCGCAGAAGCGGCTTTCCGAGCAGCTTCGCGGCCAAGAGGTGAAACAAAATCGGCTCGATGTCGAGTTGGATCATTTGTTGAACACGCTTCGCGAAGAATATGAGCTCAGTTTTGAGGCGGCGCGAGAACGGTATGCGGTGCCGGAAGATCCCGAGCAGGCGCGCAAGCAAGTGAAGCTGATCAAGCGGGCGATTGATGAGCTCGGAACGGTCAATTTAGGTGCGATTGAGGAATATGAGCGGGTTTCAGAACGGTATGCGTTTTTGAAAGAACAGCAGGACGATTTGCTCGCGGCCAAACAAAATTTGCTCACCGTCATTTCGGAAATGGACGAGGAAATGGTGAAGCGGTTTGAGCATACGTTCAGCCAAGTGCAAGAACAGTTTCGTCTCGTGTTTCGCGAGTTGTTCGGGGGCGGCCGCGCAGATTTGCGCCTTTCCGATCCGGATGATTTGCTGAATACCGGCGTCGAAGTCATGGCACAGCCGCCGGGCAAGAAGCTTCAGCATCTCGCTTTATTGTCCGGCGGAGAACGAGCATTGACGGCGATTACGTTGCTTTTTGCGATTTTAAAAGTAAGACCCGTTCCGTTTTGCGTGCTGGATGAAGTGGAAGCGGCCCTTGACGATGCGAACGTCGATCGGTTCGCCCACTATTTAAAAACGTTCAGCAAGCATACGCAATTTGTAGTGATCACGCATCGTCGGGGTACGATGGAAGAGGCGGACGTCTTGTACGGGGTGACGATGCAAGAATCCGGCATTTCCAATCTCGTATCGGTCCGCCTGGAAGAAACGAAACAACTGGTTGAATCTTGA
- a CDS encoding DUF1128 domain-containing protein: MNLSEKNEENIQAMINGLKEKLQLVNQDVLQADKYDVEQYEPLKDVYEWVMSKPNLTVSEKEAILSELGQLRSK; this comes from the coding sequence ATGAATTTATCCGAAAAAAATGAAGAAAACATCCAAGCGATGATCAACGGGTTAAAGGAAAAACTTCAGCTCGTCAATCAAGACGTTTTGCAAGCCGACAAATACGATGTCGAGCAATATGAACCGTTGAAAGACGTTTATGAATGGGTAATGAGCAAGCCGAACTTAACCGTGAGCGAAAAAGAAGCGATCCTCTCGGAACTCGGCCAATTGCGTTCCAAGTGA
- the rnc gene encoding ribonuclease III: MNKTQKSFQFEAFTENYGIRFREPALLKQAFTHSSYVNEHRRRPFEDNERLEFLGDAVLELTVSRYLFEKYPHMTEGELTKLRAAIVCEPSLVSFASDLGFGHFILLGKGEEVTGGRERPALLADVFEAFIGALYLDNGLDQVVVFLRKYIYPKIDAGAFSHVMDHKSQLQEYVQRNNLGEIQYEIIQEKGPAHNREFVARVTVASEPVGIGCGRSKKEAEQQAAEKGMGKLKAAK, from the coding sequence ATGAACAAAACTCAAAAATCGTTTCAGTTCGAAGCATTTACAGAAAACTACGGAATCCGTTTCCGTGAACCCGCGTTGTTGAAGCAAGCCTTTACCCATTCATCCTATGTGAATGAGCATCGCCGCAGGCCGTTTGAGGATAACGAGCGCCTCGAGTTTTTGGGGGATGCCGTACTCGAGCTCACGGTCTCGCGTTATTTGTTCGAGAAATACCCGCACATGACTGAGGGGGAATTGACGAAGTTAAGAGCCGCGATTGTTTGCGAGCCTTCGCTCGTCTCTTTTGCAAGCGACCTCGGTTTCGGGCATTTCATCTTGCTCGGAAAAGGGGAAGAAGTGACAGGAGGGCGGGAACGGCCGGCATTGCTGGCGGATGTTTTCGAAGCGTTCATCGGCGCTTTGTATTTGGACAACGGGCTCGATCAAGTCGTCGTTTTTCTAAGGAAGTACATTTATCCGAAAATCGACGCAGGTGCTTTTTCGCATGTGATGGATCACAAAAGCCAGCTTCAGGAATACGTGCAGCGCAACAACCTCGGGGAGATTCAATACGAAATCATTCAAGAAAAAGGCCCGGCGCATAACCGGGAATTCGTCGCCCGTGTCACCGTCGCCTCGGAACCGGTCGGCATCGGATGCGGACGCTCGAAGAAAGAAGCGGAACAGCAAGCCGCCGAGAAGGGCATGGGTAAATTAAAAGCTGCGAAATGA
- the acpP gene encoding acyl carrier protein, producing the protein MSEDLLKRVQKIVADRLDVDEDKIKPEASFKDDLDADSLDVVELVMELEDEFDMEISDEDAEKITTVGDVIEYIKGRQ; encoded by the coding sequence ATGAGCGAGGATCTCTTAAAGCGCGTGCAAAAAATCGTCGCGGACCGATTGGACGTCGACGAGGATAAAATTAAACCGGAAGCTTCTTTCAAAGACGACCTTGATGCCGATTCTCTTGACGTAGTGGAACTCGTCATGGAATTGGAAGACGAATTCGATATGGAAATTTCCGATGAAGATGCGGAAAAAATTACAACCGTTGGTGACGTGATTGAGTACATAAAAGGTCGCCAATAA
- the fabG gene encoding 3-oxoacyl-[acyl-carrier-protein] reductase, which translates to MLEGKTALVTGASRGIGRSIALSLAKAGANVAVNYAGNREKAEQVVQEAETFGVKAMAIQADVSDADAVKAMVKQVTDAYGSLDILVNNAGITRDTLMMRMKENDWDAVMNTNLKGVFHCTKAVTRQMMKQRSGRIVNIASVIGIIGNAGQANYAAAKAGIIGLTKSSARELAARNITVNAVAPGFISTDMTDELDEAMKEEMLKQIPLARLGQPDDVAAIVRFLASDESGYVTGQTICVDGGMVMQ; encoded by the coding sequence ATGCTTGAAGGGAAAACGGCGCTCGTCACCGGCGCTTCGCGCGGGATCGGGCGTTCGATCGCGCTGTCGCTCGCGAAAGCGGGGGCGAACGTTGCGGTGAACTATGCCGGAAACCGCGAAAAAGCCGAACAAGTCGTGCAAGAAGCGGAAACGTTCGGTGTCAAAGCGATGGCGATCCAAGCGGATGTTTCCGATGCCGATGCGGTGAAGGCGATGGTGAAACAAGTAACCGATGCGTACGGGTCGCTTGACATTCTCGTCAATAACGCCGGGATTACCCGCGACACGCTAATGATGCGAATGAAAGAAAACGATTGGGACGCCGTGATGAATACGAATTTGAAAGGTGTCTTTCATTGCACGAAAGCGGTGACGAGGCAAATGATGAAGCAGCGATCCGGCCGGATTGTCAACATCGCGTCCGTGATTGGGATCATCGGCAATGCCGGACAAGCGAACTATGCGGCTGCGAAAGCGGGCATCATCGGGTTGACGAAAAGCAGCGCCCGCGAGCTGGCCGCGCGAAACATCACGGTCAACGCGGTCGCTCCCGGCTTTATTTCGACCGACATGACCGATGAACTGGACGAAGCGATGAAGGAAGAAATGTTGAAGCAAATTCCGCTCGCACGGCTGGGTCAGCCGGATGACGTTGCGGCGATCGTCCGTTTTCTTGCGTCGGATGAGAGCGGATACGTCACCGGCCAGACGATTTGTGTCGACGGCGGCATGGTGATGCAATAA
- the fabD gene encoding ACP S-malonyltransferase: protein MSKIAFLFPGQGSQSVGMGAAFKDQNEQAGSIFRRADERLGFPLSKVIFEGPETELKLTENTQPAILTASLAAWEVFRETGIEADYTAGHSLGEYSALVAAGALSFEDAVYAVRHRGLYMEEAVPAGEGAMAAILGLEDAVLREIADSVTAEGESVDLANLNAPGQIVISGTAEGVRIAGDKASAAGAKRVLPLNVSGPFHSRLMKPAADKFKQVLDEIEIRNAETPVIANVTADEMKDAGMIYDNLLAQMYSPVRWEETVRKLLDLGVDTFFEIGPGNVLCGLVKRVNRRAQAYPVNDPESLEKALAKWKENA from the coding sequence ATGAGTAAAATCGCTTTTTTGTTCCCGGGTCAAGGATCACAGTCCGTTGGCATGGGAGCAGCCTTTAAAGACCAAAACGAACAAGCCGGCAGCATTTTCCGGCGAGCGGACGAACGTCTCGGGTTTCCGCTTTCGAAAGTCATTTTCGAAGGTCCGGAAACGGAATTAAAATTGACCGAGAACACACAGCCGGCCATCTTGACAGCGAGCCTCGCGGCATGGGAGGTTTTTCGCGAAACAGGTATTGAAGCTGATTATACGGCCGGACATAGTCTCGGTGAATACAGCGCCCTTGTTGCTGCGGGAGCGCTGTCCTTTGAGGACGCCGTATATGCCGTACGGCATCGCGGGCTTTATATGGAAGAGGCGGTGCCTGCCGGCGAAGGAGCGATGGCCGCCATTCTCGGTCTCGAAGACGCTGTGCTGCGGGAGATTGCCGATAGCGTGACCGCCGAAGGTGAATCGGTCGACTTGGCCAACTTGAACGCGCCTGGACAAATCGTCATTTCCGGAACGGCCGAAGGGGTGCGGATCGCCGGTGATAAAGCGTCCGCGGCCGGCGCAAAACGAGTATTGCCGTTGAATGTGAGCGGACCGTTTCACTCGCGGCTCATGAAACCGGCAGCTGACAAGTTTAAGCAAGTGCTTGACGAAATTGAAATTCGCAACGCCGAAACGCCGGTGATCGCGAACGTGACGGCAGATGAGATGAAGGATGCGGGGATGATTTACGATAACTTGCTCGCACAAATGTATTCACCGGTCCGTTGGGAAGAAACGGTGCGCAAATTGCTTGATTTAGGTGTCGACACGTTTTTCGAAATCGGTCCGGGCAATGTGTTGTGCGGACTCGTGAAACGAGTGAATCGCCGCGCTCAAGCTTATCCGGTGAACGATCCAGAAAGTCTTGAGAAGGCGTTGGCAAAATGGAAGGAGAATGCTTAA
- the plsX gene encoding phosphate acyltransferase PlsX, producing MRIAVDAMGGDHAPKAIVSGAEQALATFGDLEIALIGDENQIRPYLSATSRAEIIHTNEVIGPNDSPVKAVRAKKDASMVIAAREVSQKKADACISAGNTGALVAAGLFLVGRMKGISRPGLAPTLPTTDGKGFLLIDVGANADAKAEHLYHYALMGSIYVEKVRGIQRPRVGLLNIGTEEGKGNRLSQEAFSLLEQAPVNFVGNVEARGLMEGAADVVVCDGFSGNLVLKSIEGTAMTVMSLLKRELTRTTIRKVAAAVLKPGLKGLKNTMDYSEYGGAGLFGLAAPVVKAHGSSDGRAIFNAIRQAREIVSRDVTAKIAETVQKKEGETNE from the coding sequence ATGAGAATTGCCGTAGATGCTATGGGTGGTGACCACGCGCCGAAAGCAATTGTATCCGGAGCCGAGCAAGCACTCGCGACGTTCGGCGATTTGGAAATCGCTTTGATCGGGGATGAAAACCAAATCCGCCCGTATTTGTCGGCGACGTCCCGAGCAGAAATCATACATACGAATGAAGTGATTGGACCGAACGACAGTCCGGTCAAGGCGGTGCGCGCGAAAAAAGACGCTTCGATGGTCATCGCCGCTCGCGAAGTGTCGCAAAAAAAAGCGGATGCTTGCATATCCGCGGGAAACACCGGCGCTCTCGTCGCGGCGGGTTTGTTTCTCGTCGGACGCATGAAAGGCATCAGCCGTCCCGGATTGGCGCCGACGCTGCCAACGACGGACGGCAAAGGGTTTTTGTTAATTGACGTCGGTGCCAATGCGGATGCGAAAGCGGAACATCTGTATCATTATGCGTTAATGGGATCGATTTACGTCGAGAAGGTGCGCGGTATTCAGCGTCCCCGCGTCGGGTTGTTGAATATCGGCACCGAGGAAGGCAAAGGCAACCGGCTAAGCCAGGAAGCTTTCTCGCTGCTGGAACAAGCTCCGGTGAATTTCGTCGGAAACGTTGAAGCGCGCGGGTTGATGGAAGGCGCAGCGGATGTCGTTGTATGCGACGGTTTTTCCGGCAATCTCGTGCTGAAATCGATCGAAGGCACGGCGATGACGGTCATGTCATTGCTAAAGCGGGAACTGACGCGTACGACGATACGCAAGGTGGCGGCCGCCGTGTTGAAACCGGGATTGAAAGGCTTGAAAAACACGATGGATTATTCCGAGTACGGCGGGGCCGGGTTGTTCGGGCTAGCCGCGCCGGTCGTGAAAGCACATGGATCGTCGGACGGACGGGCGATCTTCAATGCGATTCGTCAGGCGAGGGAAATCGTCTCGCGCGATGTGACCGCAAAAATTGCCGAAACGGTGCAAAAGAAAGAGGGGGAAACGAATGAGTAA
- the fapR gene encoding transcription factor FapR, with amino-acid sequence MKQGKKERQKLLKSEIADFPFITDEELARKFQVSVQTIRLDRMELSIPEVRQRIKAVAQRQLDEVKALPLEEVIGEIVDLQLDESAISILDIGPEHVFSRTKIVRGHHLFAQANSLAVAIINDELALTAKADIRFNRQVKQGERVVAKARIDKHEKHFTVVAVDSYVDQEQVFSGTFTMYRSTSKQKEGTQP; translated from the coding sequence ATGAAGCAAGGAAAGAAAGAACGGCAAAAGCTGTTGAAAAGCGAAATCGCGGATTTTCCGTTTATTACCGACGAGGAGTTGGCCCGCAAGTTTCAAGTGAGCGTCCAGACGATTCGGCTCGATCGGATGGAATTGTCGATTCCGGAAGTGAGGCAGCGAATTAAAGCGGTGGCGCAAAGGCAGCTCGATGAGGTGAAAGCTCTTCCGTTGGAAGAAGTGATCGGCGAAATCGTCGATCTGCAGCTTGACGAAAGCGCGATTTCGATTTTGGACATCGGTCCGGAACATGTTTTTTCAAGGACGAAAATCGTCCGCGGCCACCACTTGTTTGCTCAGGCGAATTCGCTTGCCGTCGCGATCATTAATGACGAGCTGGCGTTGACGGCAAAAGCGGACATCCGCTTCAACCGGCAAGTCAAGCAAGGGGAACGCGTCGTTGCGAAAGCGCGGATCGATAAACATGAAAAACATTTCACCGTCGTTGCCGTCGACAGTTATGTGGATCAAGAACAGGTTTTTTCCGGAACATTCACGATGTATCGGTCAACAAGCAAACAGAAGGAAGGAACTCAACCATGA
- the recG gene encoding ATP-dependent DNA helicase RecG — MTAQDLTMPVSEMNGIGPERAKTLAELGVHTVEDLLFYFPFRYDHYEIKDLSQVAHNEKTTIIGKVHGEPSLSFYGRKKSRLTVRLLVDRYLVKAVWFNQPFAKKQLNVGDEITVTGKWDLHRKTITAAEWKKGRRTGDAIAPVYSVKANVTVKQLRKIIAAAWRQYGRAIPEVLPDSLLKTYRLAARAEAVRAMHFPKNHKEIRLARRRLVYEELLLFQLKMQMFKKIRRERSGGVAMRFKEEDVRRFAAGLPFSLTDAQQRVTQEILQDMCRNQRMNRLLQGDVGSGKTVVAAIALYAAVRAGFQGALMVPTEILAEQHAASLHDLLTPQGVRVAVLTSSVKGNVRKTMMRALESGEIDVVIGTHALIQNEVRFHRLGLAITDEQHRFGVMQRRHLTSKGHSPDVLYMTATPIPRTLALSLYGDMDVSTIDQMPAGRQPIETYWAKPEMFSRVLRFVKREIAHDHQAYVICPLIEESDKLDVQNAIDVHAQIANEFSGTGINVGLLHGRMSADEKEAVMEAFAANRCHVLVSTTVVEVGVDVPNATVMVVYDAERFGLSQLHQLRGRVGRGNAQSYCLLLADPKSENGKQRMRIMTETNDGFRLSEEDLKLRGAGDFFGSAQSGLPAFKLADLNHDYRTLKAAREDAAKLVEQPAFWTDKDYASLRRYLEDSGALQLEKID, encoded by the coding sequence ATGACGGCGCAGGACTTGACGATGCCGGTGTCGGAGATGAACGGCATCGGTCCGGAAAGGGCGAAAACTCTGGCGGAACTCGGGGTGCATACGGTCGAGGATTTGTTGTTTTACTTCCCGTTTCGCTATGACCATTACGAAATCAAAGATTTGAGCCAAGTCGCCCACAATGAAAAGACGACAATTATCGGGAAGGTTCACGGCGAACCTTCTCTCTCGTTTTATGGCCGCAAAAAGTCGCGTTTGACGGTGCGATTGCTCGTCGACCGTTATTTGGTGAAAGCGGTCTGGTTCAATCAACCGTTCGCAAAAAAACAGCTGAACGTCGGCGACGAAATTACCGTGACCGGTAAATGGGACTTGCACCGGAAAACGATTACGGCAGCGGAATGGAAAAAAGGACGGCGTACCGGGGACGCGATCGCTCCGGTATATTCGGTGAAAGCGAACGTGACGGTGAAACAGCTGCGAAAGATCATCGCCGCCGCTTGGAGACAATACGGACGAGCGATTCCCGAGGTGCTGCCTGATTCTTTGCTGAAAACGTATCGGTTGGCCGCACGGGCGGAAGCGGTCCGAGCGATGCACTTTCCGAAAAACCATAAGGAAATCAGGCTTGCGCGACGACGGCTCGTTTACGAAGAATTGCTGCTGTTCCAATTGAAAATGCAGATGTTTAAAAAAATCCGGCGCGAGCGCAGCGGCGGGGTCGCGATGCGATTTAAAGAGGAGGACGTCCGCCGGTTTGCCGCAGGGCTGCCTTTTTCGCTCACGGATGCCCAGCAGCGGGTAACGCAAGAAATTTTACAAGATATGTGTCGAAATCAACGAATGAATCGTTTGCTGCAAGGGGATGTCGGTTCCGGAAAAACGGTGGTCGCCGCCATCGCTTTGTATGCCGCCGTCCGTGCCGGCTTTCAAGGGGCGCTCATGGTGCCGACCGAAATTTTAGCGGAACAACATGCGGCTTCGCTTCATGATTTGCTCACTCCACAAGGCGTTCGTGTTGCCGTCTTAACGAGCTCGGTGAAAGGAAACGTTCGGAAAACGATGATGCGCGCTCTCGAAAGCGGGGAGATCGATGTCGTTATCGGTACGCATGCGCTTATTCAAAACGAGGTCCGCTTTCATAGGCTCGGACTTGCAATAACCGACGAGCAACATCGGTTCGGTGTGATGCAAAGAAGGCATTTAACGTCGAAAGGTCACTCTCCAGATGTTTTATACATGACGGCGACTCCGATTCCGCGCACGCTCGCGTTGTCGCTGTATGGCGACATGGACGTCTCGACGATCGATCAAATGCCGGCCGGCCGGCAACCGATCGAAACGTATTGGGCGAAACCGGAAATGTTTTCGCGCGTTCTTCGTTTTGTCAAACGGGAAATTGCTCACGACCATCAAGCGTACGTGATTTGTCCGCTCATCGAAGAGTCGGATAAACTGGACGTGCAAAATGCGATTGATGTGCACGCACAAATTGCGAACGAATTCTCTGGAACCGGGATAAATGTCGGCTTGCTGCACGGCCGGATGTCCGCAGATGAAAAAGAAGCGGTGATGGAGGCGTTTGCCGCCAATCGCTGCCACGTGCTTGTTTCTACGACCGTCGTTGAAGTCGGCGTCGACGTGCCGAATGCGACGGTGATGGTTGTTTATGACGCCGAACGTTTCGGACTTTCCCAACTGCACCAATTGCGGGGGAGGGTCGGAAGAGGAAACGCCCAGTCGTACTGCCTTTTGCTTGCCGATCCGAAGTCAGAAAACGGCAAACAACGAATGCGGATCATGACGGAAACGAACGACGGATTCCGCCTATCCGAAGAAGATTTGAAATTGCGAGGTGCTGGTGATTTTTTCGGCAGCGCGCAAAGCGGATTGCCGGCGTTTAAGCTGGCTGACTTGAATCACGATTACCGCACGTTGAAGGCAGCGCGCGAAGACGCTGCTAAGCTCGTCGAGCAACCGGCATTCTGGACCGACAAAGATTATGCCTCGCTGCGGCGTTATCTTGAAGATTCCGGTGCGCTTCAGCTGGAGAAAATCGACTGA